The Salvelinus alpinus chromosome 14, SLU_Salpinus.1, whole genome shotgun sequence genomic sequence attaaggctgtaacgtaacaaaatgtggaaaaaatcaaagggtctgaatactttccgaaggcactgttcaTCATTGGTTATTCCCCATCATTTGCCACTTGGTCAATGAGCATCATCACCAGCTTTCCTTTGTTGTACCTTACTCAAACTGTTGTGATTACCAGCTGAGAAAGTTTTGGGAGTTGATTTATTCCTGGCTCAGTTTGTGTCTGAGCAGTGTTTTAACATCATCCTAAAATCTACTCAGAGTTGTTCTTGTCTGAAAACTGGCTTTAACAGGATTTCTAGGACGTTTGAGCCATTTTGAGGATACGGGACACATCTCGGGCAGAATGTTATTTTCACAACATAGGCACTACAAGTGAGGCTAAATTAATACTCGAGCTGTGCGTCACGACATGCAAGATCAATAGACATATTTGAGACTCACCGACCACTTATTATATGGAGTTATATTAAATCTTGAATCCAAGCGCCCTCATACAATCCTTATGTGCCTCGATGAGATCTGTGCAACTTTCTTCACCCTTCTCAATGATGCTGAAACAGAGGAAATTGTCATCAGCAACTGCATCAGTGGAAGCTCCTCAGAGAAgtaaggggaggaccatcctcctcagtgaatttcattaaaaaaaaaaaatcttgaaaaagttatcctttttagataaaactatactaattATATTAACGTCACCAAATAatagattaaaacacactgttttgcaatgaaggtctacagtagcctcaacagcactctgtagggtagcaccatggtgtagccggaggacagctagcttccgtcctcctctggatacattgacttcaatacaaaacctaggaggctatTGGTTCTCACCCCcctccatagacttacacagtaattatgacaacttccagaggatgtcctccaaccaatcagagctcttgcagcatgaactgacatgttgtccacccaatcaaaggatcagagaaaaaatctagtactgaaagcataagctacagctagctagcactgcagtgcacaaaatgtggtgagtagttgactcaaagagagagaaatacaatttTTGAGTTAACAAATGtgtttcttcaaaaatgaaggagttTTTTTtatcactttcagtttcacttacttagcaagcaaatgctatgttagctagctggctatgactatccaacacaacactggaagtCTACCAAGTAGAGCTGTtcttggttttattaatttattgccaccggggcccgccagtgtaactgcttactgactatacactaacgttactgcatgattgtagaggGTTTAGTAACGCATTAggtctattagctatgttgactaggactttactttagctaatatggggacaacgatgtaggctgcacgtagcggttatgacatggtttggcttgtaaatgttttttcacctggtcacatacagctgatgtgttgttcattgaagttcacaaacgaagggaaaaggtgataGGAGTAGAGTACATAGAGGCAAGaatgaatacaacgtggctgctatgaaagttaactgtgtttatgcgtgatcaggggtgtattcattcctctGATTcttttgaaaaacgtttcttaaacggaagaaaacaaaacagggataaaaatactcatttgtccaatagaaactcttgtttgcaactgttggactaatgattacaccctagataatCTAGaagcaggcaagagtgtgcaaggcggtattgaatgtgtcactgtctgtccgtgTGTCACTATCATCTCAAATTTCTCTCTCAACCGgtgtacgttgtaaactttccttCATAAgccaggttgtagcaacctcatgatgggtatagggaaaatttgagtatcatgtagttgcctaaacctattgatgttacattgaactgggtgaatggaatatgaatgacagtcatccaacatgaTGTAATAGAAATAATCCCATGCTCGTGTAAAAAcaaaatcgtcctccctcatcataaacgGCACAGACCGCCACTGAACTGCATACTCCAGAGGAGACAGTCCACGAGAAACTTTCACTTTACAAGTATAATGCAATTCAAGTTCCAATACATGTAAGCCTACCAAACATCCCTGACTTTCTTCGTCTCAGGGCACGCACAACAGGGTTTCAGTGGTTTCTTCTCTGTGCCCTCATTGGCCCTCAATGGCCCGACGCTGGCAGCAGACATGGAGGACATTTTTCAGCCTGTAAAATAAACAGTGTAAGCGATTAGCTGCATGGCATCATCATAAAACGGTCAATGTTCTCTCGTATCCTTGGAACGTCCCTACCCCTAACCATATTAAGCGTCAACTTCAAAAttgggtagggatgtcccaaggatcccggatagaaCGGACCATCATAGAATGCAGAGTGAAAATGGAGCCAACTTTACACGAGAAGATACTCTGCTAACGTTACATGTGTTACAAAGTAACAGTTCCTAATATATTTGCTAGCTTCCCAAATTGATGGCAACATTGTGATTGTAGGTAGTTATTTAACTAAAGACAAACACAGTTTCCTATAGCTGATGTCACATTATAGGTAACTTAATATCACGTAGAAATTCAACTTGCAAACCCATAGTTAGCCATCTGCTAGAACCAAAACTATATGTCTAGGCTagttatctagctaacgttagctaacatacAAAGCTATATTTTCGAAAAACATTAGCTTGTAATACTGTATGTCAAGATCACTCGTACTGGATTATTTAAGAGCAGAGCACAATTAAACATTCAGTAGAGAAGATATTTAACAACACACTAGCGAAAATAATCCTTATGTAACATACTTAGCTAGCTGTTATGCCTTCATGCGCATGGATGCCGATTTATGTGTGTCCTTCCTTATACAACACGGTGTAGCCAGGTATGTTTTTGATGGTTACGCTAAGATTTCTGGGACATTACATTTTAATTTCCAAGCTGCAACAAATTGACAAGTGTAAGTCATTCCACTCATCTTTGCTTctaccaggggcgcaactttcaccgggttggggggggggggggggggtgcatgatgcccccacattctgaaattgcatatttgtcccccccagttttatcattgcactGTGATACACAACGCAGCACccgtgtgctttaggaccatcaaatcaaatgttattggtcacatacacatggttagcagatgttactgtgggtgtagcgaaatgcttgtgttcctagctccaacagtgcagtagtatctaacaatttacaacaatacacacaaatctaaagtaaaataatggaattaggaaatatataaatattaggacgagcaatgtcagagtggcattgactaaaatacagtagaatagaatacagtatatacatagaaaTTAGTAAAGCAGTACggtatataaacattattaaagtgactagtgagccatgattaaagtgaccagttataccatgtctatgtatatggggcagggTTGAGTaaacgggtggtagccggctaatgatggctatttaacagtctgatggccttgacacagaagctgtttttgagtctcccggtcccagctttgatgcacctgtactgacctagccttctggatggtagtggggtgaacaggccgtggctcgggcgGTTgatatccttgatgatctttttggccttcctgtgacatcgggtgctgtaggtgtcctggagggcaggcagtgtgcattgggcagaccgcaccaccctctggagagctctgcAGTTGCGGGCactgcagttgccgtaccaggcggtgatacagcccgacaggatgctctcaattgtgcatctgtaaaagtttttgagggtcttaggggtcaagacaaatttcttcagactCATGATGTTGAAGAGTCGCTGTtgagggtggaccatttcagattgtcagtgatgtgtacgccgatgaacttgaagcttttcacctcctccactgcggtcccgtcgatgtgtataggggcgtgctctctctgctgtctcctgaagtccacgatcagctcctttgttttgttgacgttgagtgagaggttattttcctgccaccactccaccagggccctcacctactccctgtaggctgtctcgtcattgttgatcTTCAGGCCTACTAcggttgtgttgtctgcaaacttaataatTGATTTGGGGGTCTGCGTtgtcacgcagtcatgggtgaacagagactACATGAGGGGGCTGaccatgcacccttgtggggcctctgtgatgaggatcagtgaagtgaaggtgttgtttcctatcttcaccacctgggggcgacccattcggaagtccaggacccagttgcacagggtggggttcagacccagggccccaagcttaatgatgagcttggagggtactatggtgttgaaggctgagctatagtcaatgaacagcattcttacataggtattcctcttgtccagatggaataCGGCAGTGTGcaggcgattgcattgtctgtggatctattggggtggtatacaaattcaaaatcaaatcaaattttattggtcacatacacatggttagcagatgttaatacgagtgtagcgaaatgcttgtgcttcttgttccgaccatgcagtaatatctaacaagtaatctaacaattaaaCAACAACTACCTTTAACACACAAGTGtgaaggaatgaataagaatatgtacatataaatatatggatgagcgatggccgaacggcataggcaagatgcagtagatggtatagagtacagtatatacagtgggggggggaagtatttagtcagccaccaattgtgcaagttctcccacttaaaaagatgagagaggcctgtaattttcatcataggtacacttcaactatgacagacaaaatgaggaaaaaaaatccagaaaatcacattgtaggatttttaatttatttatttgcaaattatggtggaaaataagtatttggtcaataacaaaagtttatctcaatactttgttatataccctttgttggcaatgacagaggtcaaacgttttctgtaagtcttcacaaggttttcacacactgttgctggtattttggcccattcctccatgcagatctcctcgtATTTAAATTACTGAATCATAAAAGAGACAGTTACCTAAATCtaatgaattctaaataataacGGAGAGATAATTGCGATAGAGTTGTGCCCATCGAAATGTGTTTTTATTCTTATGGATTGACTGATGTAGGTTATACATTTTGGTGAGTTACATATTACTTTTAAGGCTGGAACAATTCATAAGGGTTTAGCTGAAAGAAGGGACAGTTGTAAAGTTTGGTTTTAAATAGTAGGATAGCGGTAAGGCAGAACGTTGTTGGAGGAGAAGTTATATTTCTGTCCACGGGTAAGAAGAGGACAGTTAGTCGCGCTCACTGGGCTATATTTGGCTGTAAGAGATTCAGGTCTGAATAGTTGAATCGTAAAAGTTTTGTGATAGTTCCCGGTTATTGATTTTTGGTTTgattgtttaggtaacaccagtgaaTTTGAACAGGAAGTTAATGTATTCTAAAcattataatctgtttccattacgtggaaccatgggcctgttgcacaaaactaggataagggattaagccaggatatcttggtgatcctggctcaattgatccgtaatccggttgcactaaagatggatagggggcaggaggatatgttatggtataaattaccatggagatttattctgtggagctagcctgctccagaccaggctaaattccaggatctatttaatctcatccctaatgtcagtcagcagtcaccacaaatggaaaccaatagttatttcactgctcactatacattgttatcacatataactagacccactgttattatttaaacgtttgtgatcattaatttcaatgattttggataaaaaatgatttttagaggatgttgctatcattagataatttacagtttcccatagactataaggctatatataaaatgatagaatattagggccacagaggggaaaaaaacacaagtcataatattgtaaccagttgttttaaaggaggacagttgttaaaatgacagatgtggggcatttcgtgaaattgtacttcagtatggtttcataaacaaagacatgctgatgtgccagaatattaagtatcacattgtcataagtatcaaaactgtaaaaacaatatgtagcttttctgcagaaagaaccagcctcataaatttatgactttatcctttttcttcagtgtggccctagtactctgtcatataaacaaatacacattccatatgaatataaaaacacaatgtgtaacattatgttcctttattgaataaggacaaaacaaagcaggtaaaccatcagctcctttcgaaactgaagtcacagtgactctacaagatggaaagcacagaatccaagcatattatacaaaatgatacatacacattcaaaggtctgtatataacacaccctgcatgtctgcacactaaaataaatgcaggacaaatccatacacatcaactgaacagacaaatgaatggatgcagtagcctccctgcagccttgtattacacacagtataccgcacaaacatcataagaggccaaattcgtcaaaaaacgaacccaaaaaaaaccaaattcctctgccaccgcaggacatatttaaccaaaattgaaagcacacatactaactaaaataattcaacacatattggtcc encodes the following:
- the LOC139538778 gene encoding cytochrome c oxidase copper chaperone-like, with the translated sequence MSSMSAASVGPLRANEGTEKKPLKPCCACPETKKVRDVCIIEKGEESCTDLIEAHKDCMRALGFKI